From Acidobacteriota bacterium, one genomic window encodes:
- a CDS encoding VCBS repeat-containing protein has protein sequence MGEVHPQNVRAAAAGVSPRVSSFGPAVPDGSLTGKKTADEKALEIPNNLPFRKQIENAPQDGLNRLADQSSLLMPAPLLSFEGLNSNDNAAAYGFRVLPPDTVGDVGFDHYVQAVNLLVRVFDKSGNALTPPFKLSSLFAPLGTPCSTRNDGDPIVLFDPLANRWILSQFCTQAPPFRQMVAISKTGDPTGEYFIYEFVMPNVKLNDYAKFGVWTDGYYMSTDEFVGSDYAGSGVFAFDRSKLLNGDPTASYIYFDLASPTTLRIGGLLPSDLDGLRAPPAGAANIFVGYTATEYQEAADAIRLFDFKADFVNPENSTFSERPESPIAVAPFDPTSPAGREDIAQPTPGEKLDSQSDRLMYRVAYRNFGAFDSLVFNQTVRVTPANQTYRAGVRLYEFRRNLLSVPPFQPFAVSEAATIGSVETSRFMGAAAQDHQGNLAVGYSSSNEAKKPAISYTGRLATETPGTFRIPSDLMIGTGVQTAFGFRWGDYSGLSVDPVDDCSFWITNQYYSLESQEESDFGWLTRIGKFRFSECVDDVRTRIAGTVTNAANGQPIEGATITADSVYSRSTNALGNYAELLVIPGASYELRASARGFRSVTRSVSASGGGTIVENFSLQPIAVLENSGVEIAAESCAVNNAVEPGETVTMNIAFRNAGASATSNLFAVLQQSGGIINPGAGQNFGALPPGGPSVARPFTFTASPNLNCGAEIVLTFSLNDGAEDLGTVTIPIRAGRTRLAFSENFDSANSPALPVGWTTSATGAQQNWTTSVNQIQSPPNSAFSPDPNQIGLNELVSPGFPVVSPNAELEFRNWYELETTFLRNRLYDGSVLEIKIGAGVWQDIETAGGAFLTGGYDGVIDSCCSNPLAGRRGWSGRSGVNQISEWITSKAKLPPSAAGNNVQLRWRVGTDIGTFRTGQFIDNISVTDGYVCDCATAARRAPFDFEGDGRTDLSLFRPSDNPAEPDFFVRRSSNDSPSNNSWGSVGDLPVNSDYDGDGKTDLAVFRSSTRTWFILGSVGNSISAINFGLASDVPTPADYDGDGKSDIAVFRPSDGVWYILKSSDSLVRIERFGLSGDLTVQADYDGDQKADVAVFRPSTGVWYIYQSASGTVRIENFGVNGDRPVPGDFDGDGRTDLSLFRPSQRIWYQLKSATGFSTTQFGLPDDKPLQADFDGDGVRDIGFYRPSSGVWYYIGSSGSTFSVAFGQAGDVAVPSIFVP, from the coding sequence TTGGGTGAGGTTCACCCTCAAAACGTGAGGGCCGCCGCCGCCGGCGTTTCGCCGCGGGTCAGCAGTTTTGGGCCCGCCGTTCCCGACGGTTCGCTTACGGGCAAAAAGACGGCGGATGAGAAGGCGCTGGAAATCCCGAACAATCTTCCCTTTCGCAAGCAGATCGAAAACGCTCCTCAGGACGGCCTCAACAGACTTGCCGATCAATCCTCGCTGCTGATGCCTGCCCCACTGCTCAGCTTTGAGGGTCTGAATTCAAATGACAACGCAGCTGCTTACGGTTTTCGCGTTCTGCCGCCCGACACCGTCGGGGATGTCGGATTCGATCATTACGTCCAGGCCGTTAACCTGTTGGTCAGGGTCTTCGACAAGTCGGGTAACGCCCTGACGCCGCCATTTAAGCTGAGCAGCCTGTTCGCGCCTCTCGGAACGCCGTGCTCGACGCGCAACGACGGCGATCCGATCGTCCTTTTTGATCCGCTTGCCAATCGATGGATATTGAGTCAATTCTGCACACAGGCACCGCCGTTCCGGCAAATGGTCGCGATCTCGAAGACCGGTGATCCGACCGGCGAGTATTTCATATACGAGTTTGTGATGCCGAACGTCAAACTCAATGACTATGCGAAGTTCGGAGTCTGGACGGACGGGTACTATATGTCAACCGACGAGTTCGTCGGCAGCGATTACGCGGGCAGCGGAGTCTTCGCCTTCGACCGGTCCAAGCTGTTGAATGGCGATCCAACGGCCAGTTACATCTATTTCGACCTCGCGTCACCGACGACACTTAGAATCGGCGGTCTGCTTCCGTCAGATCTTGACGGACTGCGCGCGCCGCCGGCCGGAGCCGCGAATATTTTTGTCGGCTACACGGCGACCGAGTATCAGGAAGCGGCCGACGCGATCAGGCTTTTCGATTTCAAAGCCGATTTCGTCAATCCCGAAAACTCGACGTTTTCCGAGCGTCCCGAAAGTCCGATCGCGGTCGCGCCCTTCGACCCGACGAGCCCGGCGGGCCGTGAAGACATAGCGCAGCCGACGCCGGGTGAAAAGCTTGACTCACAAAGTGACCGTCTGATGTACCGCGTCGCCTACCGAAACTTCGGCGCATTCGATTCGTTGGTCTTCAATCAAACGGTACGCGTCACGCCCGCGAACCAAACCTATCGCGCCGGGGTCCGGCTCTACGAATTTCGGCGAAATCTGCTTTCCGTTCCGCCGTTCCAGCCGTTTGCCGTCTCCGAAGCCGCGACGATCGGGAGCGTCGAAACGTCCAGATTTATGGGTGCCGCGGCGCAAGATCATCAGGGAAACCTCGCTGTCGGATATAGTTCGAGCAACGAAGCAAAAAAGCCGGCGATCAGTTACACCGGAAGGTTGGCGACCGAAACGCCCGGGACATTCAGAATACCGTCGGATCTGATGATCGGAACGGGAGTTCAAACGGCTTTCGGGTTTAGATGGGGAGACTACAGCGGTCTCAGTGTCGATCCGGTCGACGACTGTTCGTTTTGGATCACGAATCAATACTATAGTCTGGAGAGCCAGGAAGAGAGCGATTTCGGTTGGCTGACCCGAATCGGAAAGTTTCGTTTTTCGGAATGCGTCGATGACGTGAGAACGAGGATCGCCGGAACGGTAACCAACGCCGCGAACGGACAGCCGATCGAAGGCGCGACGATCACGGCAGATTCGGTTTATTCGCGCTCGACCAACGCATTGGGCAATTACGCCGAACTTCTCGTCATCCCGGGCGCGAGCTACGAACTTCGTGCGTCGGCAAGAGGTTTTCGATCGGTTACCAGAAGCGTTTCGGCGTCCGGAGGCGGGACCATTGTCGAGAACTTCTCGCTCCAACCGATCGCCGTTCTGGAGAATTCCGGCGTCGAGATCGCTGCCGAAAGCTGTGCCGTAAACAACGCCGTCGAACCCGGCGAAACCGTCACGATGAACATTGCCTTTCGCAACGCCGGGGCGAGCGCGACTTCAAACCTTTTTGCCGTACTTCAACAGTCCGGCGGCATAATTAACCCGGGAGCAGGCCAGAACTTTGGCGCGCTACCGCCTGGCGGACCAAGTGTCGCCCGGCCATTTACCTTTACCGCATCTCCAAACTTGAACTGCGGCGCGGAAATTGTTTTGACGTTCAGCCTGAACGACGGAGCCGAGGATCTCGGAACGGTCACGATCCCGATCCGTGCCGGCCGCACGAGGTTGGCTTTTTCCGAGAATTTTGATTCGGCGAATTCACCGGCGCTTCCGGTCGGTTGGACGACGTCCGCGACCGGGGCGCAGCAGAACTGGACGACGTCGGTCAACCAGATCCAATCGCCGCCGAACTCGGCGTTTTCACCCGATCCGAATCAAATCGGACTCAACGAACTTGTTTCACCGGGATTTCCCGTTGTTTCGCCAAATGCAGAGCTTGAGTTCAGAAACTGGTACGAACTCGAAACGACGTTTCTTCGCAATCGGCTCTATGACGGTTCGGTGCTCGAGATCAAGATCGGCGCCGGCGTTTGGCAGGATATCGAAACCGCGGGCGGTGCGTTCCTTACCGGCGGCTACGACGGCGTGATCGACTCGTGCTGCTCTAATCCGCTGGCGGGCCGCCGCGGTTGGTCGGGACGCAGCGGAGTAAATCAGATTTCTGAGTGGATCACGTCGAAGGCGAAACTGCCGCCGTCCGCAGCCGGCAACAACGTGCAGTTGCGCTGGCGGGTCGGAACCGATATCGGAACGTTCCGGACGGGACAGTTTATCGACAACATTTCGGTCACGGACGGCTATGTATGCGATTGCGCGACGGCCGCGAGGCGCGCTCCGTTCGATTTCGAGGGCGACGGACGGACCGATCTCAGTCTCTTCCGGCCGAGCGATAATCCGGCAGAACCTGACTTTTTTGTTCGCCGCAGTTCGAATGATTCCCCGTCGAACAACTCGTGGGGAAGCGTTGGCGATTTGCCGGTAAATTCCGATTATGACGGCGACGGAAAAACCGACCTCGCAGTTTTCAGATCATCGACCCGAACCTGGTTCATACTCGGGAGCGTCGGCAACTCGATCTCGGCTATCAACTTTGGACTTGCTTCGGACGTTCCGACGCCAGCCGATTACGATGGCGACGGCAAGTCTGACATAGCGGTTTTTCGACCTTCCGACGGGGTTTGGTACATCCTCAAGAGTTCGGATTCGCTCGTTCGCATCGAGAGATTCGGACTGAGCGGAGATCTTACGGTTCAGGCGGACTATGACGGCGATCAAAAGGCGGATGTCGCCGTGTTTCGCCCTTCGACGGGCGTTTGGTACATATATCAAAGCGCTTCCGGGACAGTGAGAATCGAGAATTTCGGAGTAAATGGCGACCGGCCGGTACCCGGGGATTTTGACGGTGACGGACGGACAGACCTGAGCCTGTTCCGGCCGTCGCAACGAATTTGGTACCAGCTGAAGAGTGCAACCGGATTTTCGACTACCCAATTCGGTCTGCCGGACGACAAGCCGCTTCAAGCGGACTTTGATGGTGACGGAGTCAGAGATATCGGGTTTTACCGCCCTTCATCGGGAGTTTGGTACTACATCGGATCTTCGGGTTCCACGTTCTCCGTTGCCTTCGGTCAGGCGGGAGACGTAGCCGTGCCGTCTATTTTTGTCCCGTAG
- a CDS encoding carboxypeptidase regulatory-like domain-containing protein — MSIKTAYSKFFVLAFAVVLISAAFLVQVVQKSAAAGVISGTVYYDYNMNGVRNTTGAFPNYAVDAGVTGVTVTVYASNGATKTATTSATGTYSINTSAAPALPVGPYRVEFTTLPSGFSPTIAGSSDSTTTRFVNDGGSATVDLGVVSGTTYSENIPFLMTQVYNVGLGGSAHTIVRFPYNYADELDGRLNSVDPTSWTASPSRTSLLSPTGIALVDEVGATFGLTWNSRTKRAYASTFMKRGARLGDLSSESTGAIYMISDPNGATPTSSLYVDLNAVFGANTAGANTHPVASTPDWSADNATISEVGKRGLGGLRLSADGANLYTVNLADRRLYVIPTSGTLNSTTITRFDIPTTGLSTGGGNCAAADVRPFGVGRDASGQIYVGGVCSAESEAADTKLHAFVWRFNGSTFTLVANQTLTFTRDAATGESGNWQRWANTTGVIARPAPMLTDIEFDGTSMILGLRDRYGDQVVFPDFYRGYGDIMRVCLNAGNYVFETNGSCNGAGGAGTGTNEGPGGGEYYADLNGDGREEGGWGGLTQVPGYNHVVTTFYDPVAFNSAGTRVTNYYTGGVQRYSNSTGQLLGAYDVYLDADLNNFGKVNGGGDSEVLSNAAPLQIGNRVWNDTDSDGVQDPNETGIQNVVVQLWEDTDGNNTVDTQVGTATTTASGIYLFGGPNNDNMAATTCSAAGSLNLSVSGSSDDAEQNAGTNSVSITGNDLELTADGATQQIVGVRFNGVGIPQGSTITSATLEFAPRLGGGVTGAGNPTFSIRGENSDSAATFTTTSNDVGSRSLTTASVSWNPSATWLVGTPVQSPSITSVVQEVVNRAGWASGNSMAFVMSGAAANNYRRAESFDGVASSAPRLQIQYSNCKRSVVPNRRYEVRVVSSNFSSGQPLFGRTLSPTDSDGSANGDSRDSDGSLSGGGSAVSLLTGNIGQNNHTYDFGFYLAPTAANVSLEGRVATSDGRGIKNAYVFLTEENGTTHRAITGAFGYYRFDEVPAGQSVVVSVSSKRFVFKQDSQVIGLEDNATNIDFYGDPR; from the coding sequence ATGTCGATAAAAACAGCTTATTCCAAATTCTTCGTTCTCGCGTTCGCCGTTGTTCTGATTAGCGCCGCTTTTCTCGTTCAAGTTGTTCAGAAGTCGGCCGCGGCCGGAGTTATCTCCGGAACGGTTTACTATGATTACAATATGAACGGTGTGCGGAACACGACCGGCGCCTTTCCCAACTATGCCGTCGACGCTGGCGTCACCGGCGTGACGGTGACGGTTTACGCATCGAACGGGGCCACTAAAACTGCGACGACCAGCGCAACCGGAACTTATAGCATCAATACCTCTGCCGCCCCAGCGCTTCCTGTGGGTCCTTATCGTGTCGAGTTCACCACTCTTCCGAGCGGTTTCTCGCCGACAATCGCCGGCTCGAGTGACTCGACCACGACGCGTTTCGTGAATGATGGCGGTTCCGCCACAGTCGACCTCGGCGTTGTCAGCGGTACCACCTACAGCGAGAACATTCCCTTCCTGATGACCCAGGTTTACAACGTCGGCCTCGGCGGTTCGGCACATACGATCGTGAGGTTCCCTTACAACTACGCCGACGAACTGGACGGCCGGCTTAACAGCGTCGATCCGACATCCTGGACGGCCTCGCCTTCGAGAACGTCACTTCTTTCGCCGACCGGCATCGCACTTGTGGACGAAGTCGGTGCGACTTTCGGTCTGACCTGGAACAGCCGCACGAAACGCGCGTACGCTTCGACCTTTATGAAGCGCGGTGCGCGACTCGGTGACCTTTCCAGCGAATCGACCGGCGCGATCTATATGATTTCCGATCCGAACGGCGCGACACCGACGTCAAGTCTTTATGTTGACCTTAACGCCGTTTTTGGCGCGAACACCGCCGGCGCGAATACTCATCCGGTAGCTTCGACACCTGACTGGTCGGCCGACAACGCGACGATATCGGAAGTCGGCAAGCGCGGTCTTGGCGGTTTGAGGCTTTCAGCCGACGGCGCAAATCTCTACACCGTCAATCTCGCCGACCGGCGCCTTTACGTAATCCCGACAAGCGGTACTCTCAATTCGACGACGATCACCCGATTCGACATTCCGACGACCGGACTTTCGACCGGCGGCGGGAACTGTGCCGCGGCGGACGTCCGTCCGTTCGGCGTCGGGCGAGATGCCAGCGGACAGATTTACGTCGGCGGCGTGTGCTCCGCCGAGTCCGAAGCGGCCGATACGAAACTCCACGCTTTCGTGTGGCGCTTCAACGGTTCCACGTTTACACTTGTCGCCAATCAAACATTGACTTTCACGCGTGACGCGGCGACCGGCGAGAGCGGAAACTGGCAGCGTTGGGCGAACACGACCGGTGTAATTGCGCGTCCGGCCCCGATGCTGACCGACATCGAGTTTGACGGCACGAGTATGATCCTCGGACTTCGCGACCGTTACGGCGATCAGGTGGTTTTCCCTGATTTCTACCGCGGTTACGGCGACATTATGCGCGTCTGCCTCAACGCCGGAAATTATGTCTTTGAAACCAACGGCAGCTGCAACGGCGCCGGCGGCGCCGGCACGGGCACCAACGAAGGGCCCGGCGGCGGCGAGTATTATGCCGATCTCAACGGAGACGGACGTGAAGAAGGCGGCTGGGGCGGATTGACCCAGGTACCTGGATACAACCACGTTGTGACGACGTTCTACGATCCGGTCGCGTTTAACTCAGCCGGAACGCGCGTAACCAACTACTACACGGGCGGCGTCCAACGTTATTCGAACTCTACCGGTCAGTTGCTCGGCGCGTATGACGTTTATCTTGATGCCGATCTCAACAACTTCGGCAAAGTCAACGGTGGCGGTGATTCCGAAGTGCTCAGCAACGCCGCCCCGCTCCAGATCGGAAACCGAGTCTGGAACGATACAGACTCTGACGGCGTTCAGGATCCCAACGAAACCGGCATTCAAAATGTTGTTGTACAGCTTTGGGAAGATACGGATGGTAACAATACCGTCGACACTCAGGTCGGCACCGCGACGACGACGGCGAGCGGCATTTACCTTTTCGGCGGCCCTAACAACGACAATATGGCCGCGACGACGTGCAGCGCCGCCGGCTCACTCAATCTCAGTGTTTCGGGTTCCTCCGATGACGCCGAACAGAATGCCGGAACGAATTCGGTCAGTATCACTGGCAACGACTTGGAGTTGACCGCTGACGGCGCGACGCAGCAGATCGTCGGTGTCCGATTCAACGGGGTCGGCATTCCGCAAGGCTCGACGATCACGAGCGCCACGCTTGAATTCGCGCCGCGCTTGGGCGGCGGCGTAACCGGAGCCGGAAACCCGACATTCTCGATCAGAGGCGAAAACTCAGACAGCGCGGCGACTTTCACCACTACGTCGAATGACGTCGGCAGCCGCTCGTTGACGACCGCTTCCGTAAGCTGGAATCCCTCGGCGACTTGGCTTGTCGGAACGCCGGTTCAATCACCAAGTATCACAAGCGTCGTGCAGGAAGTCGTCAATCGCGCCGGATGGGCGAGCGGAAACTCGATGGCGTTCGTGATGAGCGGCGCGGCGGCGAATAACTATCGACGCGCTGAATCGTTCGATGGAGTCGCATCAAGCGCACCGCGACTGCAGATTCAGTACTCAAACTGCAAACGAAGCGTTGTTCCCAATCGCCGGTACGAAGTTCGTGTCGTCTCTTCGAATTTCTCAAGCGGACAGCCGCTTTTCGGCCGAACGCTTTCGCCGACCGATAGCGACGGGTCGGCAAACGGCGACAGCCGCGATTCGGACGGCAGCCTCTCTGGTGGAGGTTCGGCTGTTTCGCTGCTCACCGGAAACATCGGTCAGAACAATCACACGTACGATTTCGGTTTCTATCTTGCGCCGACGGCGGCCAACGTCTCGCTCGAAGGTCGAGTCGCGACCTCCGACGGACGCGGAATCAAGAATGCTTACGTGTTCCTGACGGAAGAAAATGGCACGACCCATCGCGCCATCACCGGAGCTTTCGGATACTACCGATTCGACGAGGTTCCGGCCGGCCAGTCAGTTGTTGTCAGTGTTAGTTCGAAGCGTTTCGTCTTCAAGCAGGATTCTCAGGTCATTGGCCTTGAGGACAACGCGACCAACATTGATTTCTACGGTGATCCTCGCTAG
- a CDS encoding manganese efflux pump: protein MIIELIIFTVVLSIDSFSAALALGFRHFSRRRAFLFACSSGFGEGAAAAIGFLLGSLAQNFIAQYDHWVAFSLLSAVGAHMCYAAYREIRSPAEETAEEPKKHSILKIIFVSSVTSIDALGVGVSLGLVDKPIFLYSTLIGVGAFFATYLGLFLAKRISSRFGGKIEFAGGVVLILLGIKMLTI from the coding sequence ATGATTATCGAATTGATCATCTTTACGGTCGTCTTGAGCATCGACTCGTTCTCCGCCGCGCTCGCGCTTGGTTTCCGCCATTTCAGCCGCAGGCGGGCATTCCTTTTCGCCTGCAGTTCCGGCTTCGGGGAAGGTGCGGCGGCGGCGATCGGCTTTCTTCTCGGGAGCCTCGCCCAGAACTTCATCGCTCAATACGATCATTGGGTCGCCTTCTCGCTGCTTTCCGCTGTCGGCGCGCATATGTGTTACGCAGCCTACAGGGAAATTCGATCCCCAGCCGAGGAAACGGCGGAAGAGCCGAAAAAGCACAGCATTTTGAAGATCATCTTCGTTTCGAGCGTTACGAGCATTGACGCGCTGGGAGTCGGGGTTTCTTTGGGACTGGTCGATAAGCCGATCTTTCTCTACTCGACTCTGATCGGCGTCGGTGCGTTCTTCGCGACGTATCTTGGGCTATTTCTGGCAAAGAGAATCTCGAGCCGATTCGGCGGGAAGATCGAATTTGCCGGCGGTGTCGTTCTGATTCTGCTGGGGATCAAGATGCTTACGATCTGA
- a CDS encoding amino acid permease — MNLFRTKSITQIQSDAAAGLADHGHDGGGLRRTLGQFDLTMMGIAAIIGAGIFAMVGKASFDGGPAVIFLFGFTAVACAFSALCYAEFASRIPVAGSAYTYSYASLGELIAWIIGWDLIVEYAIGNIAVAISWSDYFTGLMKGYGLNIPEHFTMDFLTAKRGFAAVNDAVAGGATVDALKAACDAKDALISCNQFDAYSAWANAPRLGDIHVVMDLPALLITFSITTLVFIGIRESKWAGNAMTILKIGIILMVIFLGLFYVNPANWSPFAPNGFTGVMKGVSAVFFAYIGFDALSTTAEECKDPHRDLPRAMMYSLIICTILYCTLALVLTGMVTYTKLNVGDPLAFVFGIEGANIQWVAGIIAISAVIALATVFLVFQIGQPRLWMAMSRDGLLPKKFSSIHPKFKTPWFATIITGFVVAIPALFMNLTEVTDLASIGTLFAFVVVCAGVLFKDEEFGRENRYVPYINGQFIIPGLVLLAAALLYFLNPDAISNFVKIVPAEGESSWTAFTHKIPMMVFVILCIVMSIFSVLRKLTLIPVLGLLLCAYLMTELGVTNWMRFAVWLLIGLSIYFGYGYVHSNLAIEEGRARKLNSNLMIASLGFIVSALGLAVSAFTFVADLIIWAFPTLTRESILTFEVGMFIVGFIVGLGGVFMENATARKKAEGN; from the coding sequence ATGAATCTTTTTCGAACAAAATCTATTACTCAGATTCAATCTGACGCGGCAGCCGGACTAGCCGACCACGGTCACGACGGCGGCGGACTTAGGCGAACACTCGGACAATTCGATCTGACAATGATGGGAATCGCCGCGATCATCGGCGCCGGCATTTTTGCGATGGTCGGAAAAGCATCGTTCGACGGTGGACCCGCAGTTATCTTTCTGTTCGGTTTCACTGCGGTCGCCTGCGCCTTTTCGGCGCTCTGTTACGCCGAGTTCGCGTCACGGATTCCGGTCGCCGGTTCGGCTTACACTTATTCCTACGCGAGTTTGGGTGAACTGATTGCCTGGATCATCGGGTGGGATCTGATCGTCGAATACGCGATCGGGAACATCGCCGTGGCGATCTCGTGGAGCGACTATTTCACCGGTTTGATGAAAGGCTACGGACTCAACATTCCCGAACACTTCACGATGGACTTCCTGACGGCCAAACGAGGTTTTGCGGCCGTCAACGACGCTGTCGCGGGCGGTGCGACCGTTGACGCGCTCAAGGCGGCGTGCGATGCGAAGGACGCCCTCATAAGTTGCAACCAGTTCGACGCTTACAGCGCTTGGGCGAACGCGCCGCGGCTCGGCGACATTCACGTCGTTATGGATCTGCCGGCCTTGCTGATCACTTTCTCGATCACGACCTTGGTGTTCATCGGTATCCGCGAATCGAAATGGGCCGGAAACGCGATGACGATCCTCAAGATCGGAATCATCTTGATGGTCATTTTTCTCGGACTCTTTTACGTCAATCCGGCGAACTGGTCGCCGTTTGCGCCGAACGGATTCACCGGTGTAATGAAGGGAGTTTCGGCGGTCTTCTTTGCGTACATCGGTTTCGACGCTCTCTCGACGACGGCCGAAGAATGCAAGGATCCGCATCGCGACCTGCCGCGGGCGATGATGTACTCGCTGATCATCTGCACGATACTTTACTGTACCCTGGCACTGGTGCTGACGGGAATGGTCACCTACACGAAGCTCAATGTCGGCGATCCGCTGGCGTTCGTTTTCGGCATCGAGGGCGCGAACATTCAGTGGGTTGCCGGAATCATCGCGATCAGCGCGGTGATCGCGCTCGCGACCGTGTTTCTCGTGTTTCAGATCGGCCAGCCGCGCTTGTGGATGGCGATGAGCCGCGACGGCCTTTTGCCGAAGAAGTTTTCGTCGATCCATCCAAAGTTCAAAACGCCCTGGTTCGCGACGATCATTACCGGTTTCGTCGTCGCTATCCCTGCGTTGTTTATGAATCTCACGGAAGTTACGGACCTCGCCAGCATCGGAACCTTGTTCGCATTCGTTGTCGTATGTGCCGGCGTTCTCTTCAAGGACGAGGAGTTCGGCCGCGAGAATCGCTATGTTCCATACATCAACGGGCAGTTCATCATTCCCGGACTCGTTTTATTGGCCGCGGCGCTCCTTTATTTTCTGAATCCGGACGCTATCTCGAACTTCGTCAAGATCGTGCCGGCCGAAGGTGAAAGCAGCTGGACGGCATTTACACACAAGATCCCGATGATGGTATTCGTCATCCTTTGCATCGTGATGTCGATATTCTCGGTTTTGCGCAAATTGACGTTGATCCCGGTTCTCGGACTCCTTCTCTGCGCGTATCTGATGACCGAACTCGGCGTTACGAACTGGATGCGGTTCGCCGTCTGGCTGCTGATCGGACTCTCGATCTATTTCGGTTACGGTTACGTCCACAGCAACCTTGCGATCGAGGAGGGCCGGGCACGGAAACTGAACTCGAATCTGATGATCGCGTCGCTTGGATTTATCGTTTCAGCACTCGGTCTTGCAGTATCGGCCTTCACGTTCGTCGCCGACCTGATCATCTGGGCCTTTCCGACATTGACCCGCGAATCGATCCTCACCTTCGAGGTCGGGATGTTCATCGTCGGATTCATCGTCGGACTCGGAGGCGTCTTTATGGAAAACGCGACCGCGAGAAAGAAAGCCGAAGGAAACTGA
- a CDS encoding NAD(+)/NADH kinase: MQNRQINCVGVVVKPKDEEAWRTANELSVWLKHKGIRTIGEPRAHEALSDIDSVDSMRFKAEVDLIVVLGGDGTMISTARLIGDREVIVLGINYGSLGYLTEFRIEEMFSALDEIFDGNYEIDRRVMLDAEHWRGEEKLASGRVLNDVVINKAVLARIIEVEVNLNNLFVNSFRADGLIVSTPTGSTAYNLSAGGPIVYPTMDAVVLTPICPFTLTNRPIVMPDSAEIKLVLKNDSDGVVLTLDGQVGYQMQIDDCVKIRKSAMTFNLVRPPNRNYFDVLRNKLKWGR; this comes from the coding sequence ATGCAAAACCGCCAAATCAACTGTGTCGGCGTGGTCGTCAAACCAAAGGACGAAGAGGCTTGGCGTACCGCCAACGAACTTTCCGTTTGGCTCAAGCACAAAGGCATCCGAACTATCGGCGAACCTCGCGCACACGAAGCATTGAGTGATATCGACAGCGTTGACTCAATGCGTTTCAAAGCTGAAGTCGATCTGATCGTCGTCCTCGGCGGTGACGGCACGATGATCTCGACCGCGCGTCTTATCGGCGATCGGGAAGTTATCGTTCTCGGAATCAATTACGGCAGCCTCGGATATCTGACGGAATTTCGCATCGAGGAGATGTTTTCGGCGCTCGACGAGATCTTCGATGGAAACTACGAGATCGACCGCCGCGTGATGCTTGACGCCGAACACTGGCGCGGCGAAGAGAAGCTGGCGTCGGGCCGCGTTCTTAACGACGTCGTAATCAACAAAGCGGTGCTTGCGCGGATCATCGAGGTCGAAGTAAATCTGAACAATCTTTTCGTTAACTCGTTTCGCGCCGACGGACTGATCGTCTCGACGCCGACCGGTTCGACTGCCTACAACTTGTCGGCCGGCGGCCCGATCGTTTATCCGACGATGGACGCGGTCGTGCTGACGCCGATCTGCCCGTTCACACTGACGAATCGGCCGATCGTGATGCCCGATTCGGCGGAGATCAAACTTGTGCTAAAGAACGACAGCGACGGCGTCGTTTTAACGCTCGACGGACAGGTCGGGTATCAAATGCAGATCGACGATTGCGTCAAGATCCGCAAGAGCGCGATGACATTCAACCTTGTCAGACCCCCCAATCGCAATTATTTCGACGTCCTCCGGAACAAACTGAAATGGGGACGCTGA